In Paenarthrobacter sp. GOM3, a single window of DNA contains:
- a CDS encoding FadR/GntR family transcriptional regulator encodes MRTHELVLQWIEKQLSDGDLTLGGRLPGERAMAEQLHVSRTSVREAVRILEAMGVVRAGVGSGKDAGTVVIAEPGSALGSTLRLHVATRHLPVADIVETRVLLESWAAERAQVGVPALEEAAALLDQMDEAPDIDTFLALDARFHVALAQAAGNSVVSAMMASLRGAIENYASTLTENLPDWNATSTRLRAEHRAILNAVNNNDGGKAAQLVAAHIQGFYAEAGVGSQAAGNESNAGSLSAHNGAQHGP; translated from the coding sequence ATGCGTACGCACGAGTTGGTCCTGCAGTGGATCGAGAAGCAGCTGTCTGATGGAGACCTCACCCTCGGGGGCAGGCTGCCGGGCGAGCGTGCCATGGCCGAGCAGCTTCACGTTTCACGGACTTCCGTGCGCGAAGCCGTCAGGATCCTTGAGGCAATGGGGGTGGTCCGAGCCGGTGTCGGTTCCGGTAAGGACGCCGGAACGGTGGTCATCGCAGAGCCTGGGTCCGCCCTGGGTTCAACCCTCCGGTTGCATGTGGCCACCCGTCATCTTCCGGTGGCCGACATTGTGGAGACCCGCGTGCTGCTGGAATCCTGGGCGGCCGAACGGGCCCAGGTGGGGGTTCCCGCTTTGGAGGAAGCTGCCGCGCTGCTGGACCAAATGGATGAGGCCCCGGACATCGACACGTTCCTTGCCCTCGACGCCCGGTTCCACGTGGCACTAGCCCAGGCTGCCGGCAACTCGGTGGTCAGCGCCATGATGGCCTCGCTGAGGGGCGCAATCGAGAACTACGCAAGCACTTTGACGGAAAACCTGCCCGATTGGAACGCGACTTCCACCAGGCTTCGCGCCGAACATCGCGCCATCCTGAACGCCGTGAACAACAACGACGGCGGCAAGGCAGCCCAGCTTGTGGCGGCCCACATCCAGGGCTTCTACGCGGAGGCCGGAGTGGGCTCGCAGGCTGCCGGGAATGAGAGCAACGCGGGGTCACTTTCGGCCCATAATGGGGCGCAACATGGGCCGTAA
- a CDS encoding NAD-dependent epimerase/dehydratase family protein has product MSRIFVTGGSGRLGRSVVAGLAGAGHKVISVDRDAVPAEQLPAGTEQYTADLLAPGEAERLIRETAPDAVIHLAAIAVPFSAPEDVIFSTNTRLAYAVVSAATDAGVPRIVTASSPTALGYGSPAGWLPPSFPLDEQTPPKPWNAYALSKLIAEQTVQMFAAAQGNKIRYAAFRPCYVISPEEWEGALTQQGHTVRERLDDPALSAPAQFNYVDARDVADFLDVLLDKMDSIPNGEVFFVGAKDALATAPLAELFPRFLPGSGPLTGHLTGTSPAFSIDKARDLLGWEPKRTWRTELTPPYEGPDTAASEQAALNDEIHAGLVPAGATKETP; this is encoded by the coding sequence ATGAGCAGGATTTTCGTCACCGGCGGTTCCGGCCGGCTTGGCCGCAGCGTTGTGGCCGGCCTCGCCGGGGCCGGCCACAAGGTGATCTCAGTTGACCGGGATGCCGTCCCGGCGGAGCAGCTGCCGGCAGGCACCGAGCAATACACCGCAGACCTGCTGGCGCCGGGGGAGGCGGAGCGCCTCATCCGCGAAACAGCGCCCGACGCCGTCATCCACCTCGCTGCTATAGCCGTACCTTTCAGCGCGCCCGAGGACGTCATCTTCAGCACGAACACCCGGCTCGCCTACGCGGTGGTCAGCGCGGCCACCGACGCCGGTGTTCCCAGGATCGTGACGGCAAGCAGCCCCACCGCCCTGGGTTACGGCTCACCGGCCGGGTGGTTGCCGCCGTCGTTCCCGCTGGATGAGCAGACGCCACCCAAGCCGTGGAACGCCTATGCGCTGTCCAAGCTGATCGCCGAACAGACTGTGCAGATGTTCGCGGCCGCCCAGGGCAACAAGATCAGGTATGCGGCCTTCCGCCCGTGCTACGTGATATCCCCCGAAGAATGGGAAGGTGCCCTGACCCAGCAGGGGCACACGGTCCGCGAACGCCTGGACGACCCTGCACTCTCGGCGCCCGCGCAGTTCAACTACGTCGATGCCCGGGATGTGGCCGACTTCCTGGACGTGCTCCTGGACAAGATGGACTCGATCCCCAACGGCGAGGTGTTCTTTGTTGGCGCGAAGGATGCCCTGGCCACCGCGCCCCTCGCAGAGCTCTTCCCACGGTTCCTCCCCGGCAGCGGCCCGTTGACCGGACACCTCACCGGGACCAGCCCGGCGTTCTCCATCGACAAGGCCCGCGACCTCCTCGGCTGGGAGCCCAAGCGCACGTGGCGCACCGAGCTCACTCCGCCCTACGAGGGCCCTGACACCGCAGCATCCGAACAAGCAGCACTCAATGACGAGATCCATGCCGGCCTGGTCCCGGCGGGAGCAACCAAGGAGACACCATGA
- a CDS encoding LacI family DNA-binding transcriptional regulator, with protein MARRNTNRRVGIADVAEKAGVSHATVSRVMNGNAAVDPGIAARVRAAAAELKYQPNPVGRSLALGKTDTIGIVVPDLANPTFQAILRGLSIAAAQDGYRVLIADSSEVTSEEAILAGEARRRCDGVVLCAPRMSDAELEELAPTLHPLVLINRTTVATNTPSLSVDYGQGIQELAQHLVSLGHRRLAFLSGPEHSASNRQRLVGLDQFRAKHPEIELQMLHGGSNFDSGHESTEAIIASGATGILAFNDLVAMGLLSGLHERGVRVPEDISVTGFDDIPFAKYTTPPLTTAAVPINELGSLAWRRMREQIQQAGEAATQAQDEFSPRVEIRKSTAAPALKPA; from the coding sequence ATGGCACGCAGGAACACCAACAGGCGCGTCGGGATCGCCGACGTCGCGGAGAAGGCGGGCGTCTCGCACGCCACCGTGTCACGCGTCATGAACGGTAACGCCGCCGTGGACCCCGGCATCGCCGCGCGCGTCCGGGCCGCCGCGGCCGAACTGAAGTACCAACCCAACCCGGTAGGCCGCAGCCTTGCGCTGGGCAAGACAGACACCATCGGCATCGTGGTTCCGGACCTGGCCAACCCCACGTTCCAGGCCATCCTTCGCGGGCTCAGCATCGCAGCCGCGCAGGACGGGTATCGCGTCCTCATTGCCGATTCCTCCGAAGTCACCAGCGAGGAAGCGATCCTTGCCGGCGAGGCCCGGCGGCGCTGCGACGGCGTGGTCCTCTGCGCACCCCGAATGTCAGATGCCGAACTCGAGGAACTCGCTCCAACCCTGCATCCGCTGGTGCTCATCAACCGCACCACCGTGGCCACCAATACGCCCAGCTTGAGCGTGGACTACGGCCAGGGAATTCAGGAATTGGCCCAGCATTTGGTCTCCCTGGGCCACCGACGGCTGGCGTTCCTCTCCGGCCCCGAGCACAGCGCATCTAACCGCCAACGTCTGGTGGGGCTTGACCAATTCCGGGCCAAGCACCCGGAGATCGAACTGCAAATGCTCCACGGCGGCTCCAACTTCGACTCCGGTCACGAATCCACCGAAGCCATCATCGCCAGCGGTGCCACGGGAATTTTGGCCTTCAACGACCTCGTTGCCATGGGGCTGCTCAGCGGTCTCCACGAACGCGGAGTGCGCGTGCCGGAAGACATCTCCGTGACGGGCTTCGACGACATCCCGTTCGCGAAATACACCACTCCCCCACTGACCACGGCAGCCGTACCCATCAACGAGCTCGGAAGCCTGGCGTGGCGGCGCATGCGCGAACAGATCCAGCAGGCCGGGGAAGCAGCCACCCAGGCGCAGGATGAGTTCTCGCCCAGGGTGGAGATCCGCAAGAGCACCGCGGCGCCCGCCCTCAAGCCCGCCTAG
- the gdhA gene encoding NADP-specific glutamate dehydrogenase, with amino-acid sequence MDSRLEAVRDTVLARNPGEKEFHQAVIEVFESLGPVHDRHPEFLEGAVLERLCEPERQIIFRVPWTDDAGRVHVNRGFRVEFNSALGPYKGGLRFHPSVYLGIVKFLGFEQIFKNALTGMPIGGGKGGSDFDPRGRSDAEIMRFCQSFMTELYRHIGEYTDVPAGDIGVGGREIGYLFGQYKRITNRYESGVLTGKGISWGGSLVRPEATGYGTVIFAQEMLKTRGASFDGQRVVVSGSGNVAIHAIAKAQSLGATVVACSDSAGYIVDEAGIDVALLSQIKEVERGRLTDYAARRPGASHVAGGSVWDVTGTVALPCATQNELDGDAAAKLVSNGLIAVAEGANMPSTREAVSVFQDAGILFGPGKAANAGGVATSALEMQQNASRDSWSFEHTEQRLTEIMVGIHDRCAATAEEYGAPGNYVVGANIGGFVKVADAMLAQGLI; translated from the coding sequence ATGGATTCAAGGCTCGAAGCTGTCCGGGACACCGTGTTGGCGCGGAACCCGGGGGAGAAGGAATTCCACCAGGCCGTCATTGAGGTCTTCGAAAGCCTTGGCCCGGTCCACGATCGTCATCCTGAATTCCTTGAGGGCGCAGTCCTGGAGCGCCTGTGCGAGCCCGAGCGACAGATCATTTTCCGTGTCCCATGGACTGACGACGCCGGCCGCGTGCACGTCAACCGCGGCTTCCGGGTGGAGTTCAACTCGGCGCTGGGCCCCTACAAGGGTGGGCTCCGCTTCCATCCGTCCGTGTACCTGGGCATCGTCAAGTTCCTGGGCTTCGAGCAGATCTTCAAGAACGCGCTCACGGGCATGCCGATCGGCGGAGGAAAGGGCGGCTCGGACTTTGATCCCCGCGGGCGTTCCGATGCGGAAATCATGCGTTTCTGCCAGTCCTTCATGACCGAGTTGTACCGTCACATTGGCGAGTACACCGATGTTCCCGCCGGCGATATTGGCGTGGGTGGCCGCGAGATCGGCTACCTCTTTGGCCAATACAAGCGCATCACCAACCGATACGAATCCGGCGTGCTCACCGGCAAGGGCATCTCGTGGGGCGGCTCCCTGGTCCGGCCGGAAGCCACGGGATACGGCACGGTGATCTTCGCCCAGGAAATGCTCAAGACGCGTGGCGCCTCCTTTGATGGCCAGCGCGTTGTGGTGTCCGGTTCGGGCAACGTCGCGATCCACGCGATCGCCAAGGCGCAATCCCTCGGTGCCACCGTCGTGGCCTGTTCCGACTCCGCCGGTTACATCGTGGACGAAGCCGGGATCGACGTCGCGCTTTTGAGCCAGATCAAGGAAGTGGAGCGGGGTCGCCTGACCGATTACGCAGCGCGCCGTCCGGGTGCCAGCCACGTCGCCGGCGGTTCCGTGTGGGATGTCACCGGCACCGTTGCGCTGCCGTGCGCCACGCAGAACGAGCTCGACGGCGATGCTGCCGCCAAGCTGGTAAGCAACGGACTCATCGCGGTGGCTGAAGGCGCCAATATGCCGTCCACCCGTGAGGCTGTGTCGGTGTTCCAGGACGCCGGGATCCTGTTCGGGCCAGGCAAGGCAGCCAACGCCGGCGGTGTCGCAACCTCAGCCCTTGAGATGCAGCAGAACGCCAGCCGCGACTCGTGGTCCTTCGAACACACCGAGCAGCGCCTGACCGAGATCATGGTGGGCATCCATGACCGTTGCGCGGCCACTGCCGAGGAATACGGGGCGCCCGGAAACTACGTGGTGGGCGCCAACATCGGCGGCTTCGTCAAGGTAGCCGACGCGATGCTGGCACAGGGCCTGATCTAG
- a CDS encoding mandelate racemase/muconate lactonizing enzyme family protein, whose product MPARITGLTTRLIRVRLLRSWGAEAPENHVIVTELTTDDGGTGHGFSWTPTIGPRAVKALLDHDIAPFIVGLEANADIVWDQLWKRLHEAGGGGLTTIAMAGVDLALWDLAARSAGTSVTGLLGQRQESVEVYGSGVNLHYTLEQLVEQARRWVAAGHNAVKIKVGKPELREDAERVAAVRQVIGPDRLLMIDANQRWDLAHTFRALDVLGEYGLEWLEEPICADDLWAYRRLRKQSPVPIALGENVHTIYRFRDFIEAEAVDIIQPNIVRVGGITPFRRIVELARANSIRVAPHLLPELSGQLALTLADPVSVEDVEDASFEQLGILAGPSPVRIHNNSRLSSTSRTGLGFEFTGKTPPPVADSPEPQSKGNRIEYSNS is encoded by the coding sequence ATGCCTGCCCGCATCACGGGCCTCACCACCCGGCTGATCAGGGTCCGGCTGCTGCGCAGCTGGGGTGCGGAGGCGCCAGAGAACCACGTGATCGTCACCGAACTGACCACCGACGACGGCGGCACGGGCCATGGCTTCTCGTGGACACCTACCATCGGTCCCCGGGCGGTCAAAGCCCTCCTGGACCACGACATCGCACCGTTCATTGTCGGTTTGGAAGCGAACGCGGACATTGTCTGGGACCAGCTCTGGAAGCGGCTGCACGAAGCCGGCGGAGGAGGCCTGACCACCATCGCCATGGCTGGCGTGGACCTGGCCCTGTGGGACCTTGCCGCGCGCTCGGCGGGTACTTCTGTCACCGGGCTCCTGGGCCAACGCCAGGAGTCCGTGGAGGTGTACGGCTCCGGGGTGAACCTGCATTACACCCTTGAGCAGCTCGTCGAGCAGGCCCGGCGCTGGGTTGCTGCCGGACACAACGCGGTGAAGATCAAGGTGGGCAAGCCCGAACTCAGGGAAGACGCCGAGCGCGTCGCCGCTGTCCGGCAGGTCATCGGCCCGGACCGGTTGCTCATGATTGACGCCAACCAGCGTTGGGACCTGGCCCATACCTTCCGTGCCTTGGATGTTTTGGGGGAGTACGGACTGGAATGGCTGGAAGAACCCATCTGCGCCGACGACCTCTGGGCCTACCGCCGCCTGCGCAAGCAGTCACCTGTGCCCATTGCCCTGGGCGAGAACGTCCACACCATCTACCGCTTCCGCGACTTCATCGAAGCCGAAGCGGTAGACATCATCCAGCCCAACATTGTCCGGGTGGGTGGCATTACGCCGTTCCGCAGGATCGTTGAGCTGGCCCGGGCCAACAGCATCAGGGTGGCGCCTCACCTGCTTCCGGAGCTCTCCGGACAGTTGGCCCTCACCCTGGCTGACCCCGTGAGCGTGGAGGACGTGGAAGATGCCTCGTTCGAGCAACTCGGCATCCTGGCCGGCCCCTCCCCGGTACGCATCCACAACAACAGCAGGCTCAGCAGTACAAGCCGTACGGGCCTTGGCTTCGAATTCACCGGCAAGACACCACCGCCGGTTGCTGACAGCCCAGAACCTCAGAGCAAAGGAAACCGCATTGAGTACAGCAACTCTTGA
- a CDS encoding ArsR/SmtB family transcription factor, protein MVTDDVFAVIAEATRRDILVSLRSGDKAVGELVEELAASQPTISKHLKVLREADLVSMRAQGQKRFYALNPKPLAGVVSWLETFDVGPAAPAAVVPSSEVAAAAPSTAPEVAPTRADAVGQAVKVHASGTPVSLDLTSDDTVPQQIGRTVGRAATKAADLLANLPNLPNLPKFGRKR, encoded by the coding sequence ATGGTGACTGACGACGTATTTGCCGTCATAGCTGAGGCAACCAGGCGCGACATTCTGGTCTCCCTCCGCTCTGGGGATAAAGCTGTAGGCGAACTGGTGGAAGAACTGGCTGCAAGCCAGCCCACAATCTCCAAGCATTTGAAAGTGCTCCGCGAGGCGGACCTCGTCAGCATGCGCGCGCAGGGCCAGAAGCGTTTTTACGCACTGAATCCCAAGCCGCTCGCCGGTGTGGTGAGTTGGCTTGAAACGTTCGACGTCGGACCCGCGGCACCCGCCGCCGTCGTGCCTTCCAGCGAGGTGGCTGCCGCTGCGCCGAGCACGGCGCCTGAGGTTGCGCCCACCCGCGCGGACGCAGTGGGCCAGGCTGTCAAAGTCCATGCAAGTGGGACTCCGGTTTCCTTGGACCTGACGTCCGATGACACAGTTCCCCAGCAGATTGGCCGTACCGTGGGGCGGGCTGCCACGAAGGCCGCCGACCTCCTCGCCAATCTCCCGAACCTTCCCAACCTGCCCAAATTCGGCCGCAAGCGGTAG
- a CDS encoding 5-dehydro-4-deoxyglucarate dehydratase — MNFDGVLFFPVTPFAEDGTVDVALLKEHITSRLPFGPGGVFPACGTGEFHALSLDEIRTVVTAAVEAVAGAVPVVSGAGGPLGHAIAAAKVAEEAGADALLVLPPYLVSGPTDGVVAYVEAIAAASSLPVIVYHRGTAKFTAEAITRLTANPKVVGFKDGIGDVGLAQEIVSAINASGRKDFALFNGLLTAELTQGAYRGLGIPLYSSAAFAMAPEIAKAYYDAYVSGDEERRHALLQGFYAPLVQLRDQTPGFGVSLIKAGLRLAGLPVGPVRPPLVDPSEEQLLELKSILAKGHELAGS; from the coding sequence ATGAACTTCGACGGCGTACTGTTCTTCCCCGTCACTCCCTTCGCTGAAGACGGCACCGTAGATGTGGCATTGCTGAAGGAGCACATTACCTCCCGTCTTCCCTTCGGCCCGGGCGGCGTTTTCCCGGCCTGCGGCACCGGCGAATTCCATGCGCTCTCCCTTGATGAGATCCGCACGGTGGTCACTGCCGCCGTCGAGGCCGTTGCGGGAGCCGTGCCGGTAGTTTCCGGTGCAGGTGGTCCGCTGGGCCACGCCATCGCCGCCGCGAAGGTGGCCGAGGAAGCCGGCGCGGACGCGCTCCTGGTGCTCCCGCCGTACCTGGTATCGGGCCCCACCGATGGCGTGGTGGCGTACGTCGAAGCCATCGCCGCCGCGAGTAGCCTTCCTGTGATCGTGTACCACCGCGGCACCGCTAAATTCACTGCCGAGGCCATCACCCGCCTCACCGCCAACCCGAAGGTGGTGGGCTTCAAGGACGGAATCGGCGACGTCGGACTCGCCCAGGAAATCGTCTCGGCCATCAACGCGAGCGGACGCAAGGACTTCGCACTCTTCAACGGCCTGCTGACGGCCGAACTGACCCAGGGCGCTTACCGGGGCCTCGGCATTCCCCTGTACTCCTCGGCGGCGTTTGCCATGGCCCCCGAAATCGCCAAGGCTTACTACGACGCCTACGTTTCCGGTGACGAAGAACGCCGCCACGCGTTGCTCCAGGGCTTCTATGCGCCGCTCGTCCAGCTCCGCGACCAGACTCCGGGCTTCGGCGTCTCCCTCATCAAGGCCGGACTGCGCCTCGCCGGATTGCCGGTCGGCCCCGTCCGTCCGCCGCTGGTTGACCCCTCGGAGGAGCAGCTCCTGGAGCTCAAGTCCATTCTGGCCAAGGGCCACGAGTTGGCTGGCAGCTGA
- a CDS encoding alpha-hydroxy acid oxidase: MTETLDPKLTAAPANAGSDENVTRAPQPQPAVAQPPALKRRVPKVSDLAPLMQFKKPEFSKAARLRRASTIWELREIAKRRTPQAPFDYTDGAAEEEITLRRARQAFQDIEFRPGILRDVSRIDLRTDILGQESRLPFGIAPTGFTRMMQSEGEYAGSQAAEAAGIPYTLSTMGTASIEDVAAAAPNGRNWFQLYLWTDRDRSLELIERAAKAGNDTLMVTVDTAVAGARLRDVRNGMTIPPALTLKTVLDASYRPAWWFNFLTHEPLTFASLSRYTGTVADLINSMFDPTLTYEDLDWLRETWKGKLVVKGIQTVEDARRVVDHGADGIILSNHGGRQLDRAPIPFHLLPEVTSALKADNSKAAVILDTGIMSGADIVAALALGADFALIGRAYLYGLMAGGREGVDRTIQILEKDMTRTMALLGVSKVADLNPDHVRLLQR, from the coding sequence ATGACCGAGACACTGGATCCCAAGCTCACGGCCGCCCCCGCCAACGCCGGCAGCGACGAAAACGTGACCCGCGCGCCCCAGCCGCAGCCCGCCGTCGCGCAGCCACCGGCACTCAAGCGCCGCGTACCCAAGGTCTCCGACCTGGCGCCGCTGATGCAGTTCAAGAAGCCGGAATTCAGCAAGGCCGCCCGCCTCAGGCGCGCCAGCACCATCTGGGAACTGCGTGAGATCGCCAAGCGCCGCACCCCGCAGGCACCCTTCGACTACACCGATGGCGCTGCAGAAGAAGAGATCACGCTGCGCCGTGCGCGGCAGGCTTTCCAGGACATCGAATTCCGGCCGGGCATCCTTCGCGATGTGTCCAGGATCGACCTCCGAACGGACATCCTGGGCCAGGAATCACGCCTCCCGTTCGGCATCGCGCCCACCGGTTTCACCCGCATGATGCAGTCTGAAGGCGAATACGCCGGCTCGCAGGCAGCCGAAGCCGCAGGCATTCCCTACACCCTGTCCACCATGGGCACAGCATCCATCGAGGACGTCGCCGCTGCCGCGCCGAACGGCCGAAACTGGTTCCAGCTGTACCTGTGGACGGACCGCGACCGCTCACTGGAACTCATCGAGCGGGCCGCGAAGGCAGGCAACGACACCCTCATGGTCACCGTGGACACCGCAGTAGCCGGAGCCCGCCTGCGCGATGTCCGCAACGGCATGACCATTCCGCCGGCCCTGACCCTCAAGACCGTGCTTGACGCGTCCTACCGCCCGGCATGGTGGTTCAACTTCCTCACGCACGAGCCCCTGACATTCGCCTCGCTCTCCCGCTACACGGGCACTGTGGCGGACCTTATCAACTCCATGTTCGACCCCACCCTGACCTACGAGGACCTCGACTGGCTGCGGGAAACCTGGAAGGGCAAGCTGGTGGTCAAGGGCATCCAGACCGTCGAAGACGCCCGCCGTGTGGTTGACCACGGCGCCGACGGCATCATCCTGTCCAACCATGGCGGCCGCCAACTGGACCGCGCCCCCATCCCGTTCCACCTGCTGCCGGAGGTTACGTCGGCACTGAAGGCGGACAACAGCAAGGCCGCGGTCATCCTGGACACAGGCATCATGAGTGGCGCCGACATCGTGGCAGCCCTGGCCTTGGGGGCGGACTTTGCGCTGATCGGGCGCGCCTACCTCTACGGCCTGATGGCCGGGGGCCGCGAAGGCGTGGACCGGACCATCCAGATCCTCGAAAAGGACATGACCCGAACCATGGCACTCCTGGGCGTCAGCAAGGTGGCGGACCTGAACCCGGACCACGTCCGGCTGCTGCAGCGCTGA
- a CDS encoding Gfo/Idh/MocA family protein, which translates to MVNVDSAETQTAPGATTVQAESPQRTRVALIGTGGRSEMYIRAIYGQHADVAELIALSDVNQGRVQFYQDLIKELGGTEPVASFEPGQLTSFIQANGIERVIVTTPDYTHADYIVEALEAGADVVVEKPLTIDVEGCRRITEAVAKTGRNVVVTFNYRYSPRNSALKEVIQNGVIGKVTSIDFSWVLDTVHGADYFRRWHREKKNSGGLLIHKASHHFDLVNWWINDVPERVFASGGLRFYGDKNAAERGLGARPERGTVDGLEHDPFRLDMREDERLKALYYDNEKFDGYLRDQDVFTEGITIEDNLALVVDYQGGPTLSYSLNAHSPWEGYRVTVNGTEGRAELEVVERAAVESSTDKKTVVDPSATPIEEEDAVRRNGERLVVQRHWEAGYEVPIINGEGGHGGGDNLLLSDLFNGPGVDPLGRPSGYIDGLRSVSVGIAGNQSLENELPVRISELGLGADLSRGQG; encoded by the coding sequence ATGGTCAACGTCGACTCAGCCGAGACCCAGACCGCACCTGGCGCAACCACCGTCCAGGCCGAAAGCCCCCAGCGAACCCGGGTTGCCCTCATCGGCACCGGAGGCCGCTCCGAGATGTACATCCGGGCCATCTACGGACAGCACGCGGACGTCGCTGAACTCATTGCCCTGTCCGACGTCAACCAGGGCCGCGTGCAGTTCTACCAGGACCTCATCAAGGAACTCGGCGGCACAGAGCCCGTGGCTTCCTTCGAGCCCGGCCAGCTCACCAGCTTCATCCAAGCCAACGGCATCGAGCGCGTCATCGTGACCACGCCCGACTACACCCACGCGGACTACATTGTGGAGGCACTCGAGGCGGGCGCCGACGTCGTGGTTGAAAAGCCCCTGACCATCGACGTCGAGGGTTGCCGGCGTATCACCGAGGCCGTGGCCAAGACCGGCCGCAACGTCGTGGTCACGTTCAACTACCGCTACTCGCCGCGCAACAGTGCACTGAAAGAAGTCATCCAGAACGGGGTCATCGGCAAAGTCACTTCCATCGACTTCAGCTGGGTCCTGGACACCGTGCACGGCGCTGACTACTTCCGCCGCTGGCACCGCGAAAAGAAGAACTCCGGCGGCCTGCTCATCCACAAGGCTTCGCACCACTTCGACCTGGTCAACTGGTGGATCAATGACGTCCCGGAGCGAGTGTTCGCCTCCGGCGGCCTGCGCTTTTACGGTGACAAGAATGCTGCGGAGCGTGGCCTGGGCGCCCGCCCGGAGCGCGGCACCGTTGACGGCCTGGAACACGATCCGTTCCGCCTGGACATGCGCGAAGACGAGCGCCTGAAGGCCTTGTATTACGACAATGAGAAGTTCGACGGCTACCTCCGCGACCAGGACGTGTTCACCGAAGGCATCACCATCGAGGACAACCTGGCCCTCGTGGTGGACTACCAGGGCGGACCCACGCTGAGTTACTCGCTGAACGCCCACAGCCCGTGGGAGGGCTACCGTGTCACCGTCAATGGCACTGAGGGCCGCGCCGAACTCGAAGTGGTTGAACGCGCCGCCGTCGAGTCCAGTACCGATAAGAAGACCGTGGTGGACCCGAGCGCCACACCGATCGAAGAAGAGGACGCGGTGCGCCGCAACGGCGAACGCCTGGTGGTCCAGCGCCACTGGGAAGCGGGCTACGAAGTCCCGATCATCAACGGCGAGGGGGGCCACGGCGGCGGCGACAACCTCCTGCTCTCGGACCTCTTCAACGGCCCCGGCGTCGACCCGTTGGGCCGCCCGTCCGGCTACATCGACGGACTCCGTTCAGTGTCGGTGGGCATCGCCGGCAACCAGTCCCTGGAAAACGAGCTACCCGTTCGTATCAGCGAACTTGGCCTCGGCGCCGACCTCAGCCGCGGCCAGGGCTGA
- a CDS encoding acetoin utilization protein AcuC, protein MNSRLGTTASSITRSALPTTVVWDPAMTAYNFGPGHPMAPQRLELTARLAGSLGLFDHQHVAVEAPEVATDVELYTIHSREYVDAVRRVSADPTRPEESRGLGTEDDPAFAGMHEASARLAGGSLLAADTILTGRAVRAVNFSGGMHHAARERASGFCVYNDVAMAIQRLLDGGVQRIVSIDVDAHHGDGTQSIFWNDPRVMTISLHETGLTLFPGTGFANETGGPDAPGTAVNVALPTFTGDAAWLRAFHAVVPQLVGAFQPEVIVSQHGCDSHRDDPLTHLNLSVDGQREAASAVGSLAARYCDNRWIATGGGGYDVTGVVPRAWSHLIGMVTQRPVPLSTPVPEAWRTYVKETYGVWAPEKMGDDVDVWWRSWEVGYDPADEVDRTVIATRKEIFPLYGLDPWFD, encoded by the coding sequence ATGAACTCCAGGCTTGGGACAACTGCTTCCAGCATTACGCGCTCCGCACTGCCAACGACGGTGGTGTGGGACCCAGCCATGACTGCGTACAACTTCGGCCCCGGCCACCCCATGGCCCCGCAACGACTCGAACTTACGGCGCGGCTCGCGGGCTCCCTGGGGCTCTTCGACCACCAGCACGTGGCCGTGGAGGCACCTGAGGTGGCCACCGACGTCGAGCTTTACACCATTCACAGCCGCGAGTATGTGGACGCTGTCCGCCGCGTCAGCGCCGACCCCACCCGCCCCGAGGAAAGCCGCGGCCTTGGCACCGAGGATGATCCCGCGTTTGCCGGTATGCATGAAGCCAGCGCACGCCTGGCAGGGGGTTCCTTGCTGGCGGCGGACACCATCCTGACCGGCCGCGCCGTACGGGCCGTGAACTTCAGCGGCGGCATGCACCACGCGGCCCGGGAGCGGGCCAGCGGGTTCTGTGTCTACAACGACGTCGCAATGGCCATCCAAAGACTGCTCGACGGCGGGGTGCAGCGGATCGTCAGCATCGACGTGGACGCGCATCACGGCGACGGGACGCAGAGTATCTTCTGGAACGATCCCCGCGTCATGACCATTTCACTGCACGAAACGGGCCTGACACTTTTCCCCGGAACCGGTTTCGCCAACGAGACCGGCGGCCCGGACGCACCCGGAACGGCGGTCAATGTTGCCCTCCCCACGTTCACCGGTGACGCTGCCTGGTTGCGGGCGTTCCACGCGGTGGTGCCCCAATTGGTGGGGGCGTTCCAACCCGAAGTGATCGTGAGCCAGCACGGCTGCGATTCGCACAGGGACGACCCCCTGACGCACCTCAACCTCAGCGTCGACGGACAGCGCGAGGCGGCATCCGCCGTCGGTAGCCTCGCCGCCCGCTACTGCGACAACCGCTGGATCGCCACCGGGGGAGGCGGCTACGACGTCACGGGCGTGGTGCCCAGGGCCTGGAGCCACCTGATCGGCATGGTGACCCAACGGCCGGTCCCGCTGAGCACGCCCGTCCCGGAAGCGTGGCGGACGTACGTGAAGGAAACGTATGGGGTGTGGGCGCCGGAGAAAATGGGCGACGACGTGGATGTGTGGTGGCGCTCGTGGGAGGTTGGCTACGATCCCGCCGATGAGGTTGATCGGACGGTCATCGCCACCCGCAAGGAGATCTTCCCGTTGTACGGCCTGGATCCCTGGTTCGATTGA